A stretch of Bacteroidales bacterium DNA encodes these proteins:
- a CDS encoding AAA family ATPase, whose product MIQNIKLKILESIGKIYEQSKECKLDSVFFDKVDNELKYLTDYFKVSRNQSFIIAMVFTLNYKGDAVELKDLIEYFGCNPMKLLKYNDDFEVLYSKGILKKRKSSHIIRLTLSNDQFVINEKITEAILNNKPMPVTEREAFKNVIELLEKHYKLGLQRDNNEITTFDLFAQAKELIASNLHFPLIKQIHDFQFNIADTYLYLYLIWKNIIGNDFSYISWAVEGIFDNASERVNYLQNVLSNENKLIKLNLIETVEGEFINETEVKLTDISLKMLQEFGLKLFINKKKKDNIIEPDKIQHKTLFFSKLERKQLDLLKRLLQKDNFKEIQNRLQNKSLPKGITALLHGVPGTGKTETAMQLAKETDREIIKVEISQSKSKWFGESEKIIKRIFTDYKTYAKDCERTPILLFNEADAILSKRRENRSSNVNQTENTIQNIILEELENFEGILIATTNLANNLDSAFERRFLFKIEFQKPCVSIKAKIWNSKLPNLSLMECESLANRFDFSGGQIDNIVRKNEIHEIIHGISVDFNNILDFCKTELLSKNNVVKIGFIKA is encoded by the coding sequence ATAAAGTGGACAATGAATTAAAGTATCTGACTGATTATTTTAAAGTTTCAAGAAATCAATCGTTTATCATTGCTATGGTATTTACGCTTAATTACAAAGGCGATGCAGTCGAATTAAAAGATTTAATAGAATATTTCGGCTGTAATCCAATGAAATTATTGAAGTACAATGATGACTTTGAGGTACTATATTCTAAAGGTATCTTAAAAAAACGAAAATCATCACACATAATAAGGCTAACCTTATCAAACGATCAGTTTGTCATCAATGAAAAAATAACTGAAGCTATATTAAATAACAAACCTATGCCTGTTACTGAAAGAGAAGCCTTTAAGAATGTCATTGAATTACTTGAAAAACATTACAAACTAGGCTTACAAAGGGATAATAATGAAATTACAACTTTCGATTTGTTTGCTCAAGCAAAAGAACTAATCGCTTCAAATCTGCATTTTCCTCTTATAAAGCAAATTCATGACTTTCAATTTAATATAGCTGATACATATCTATATCTTTACTTAATTTGGAAAAATATTATAGGTAATGATTTTTCTTATATTAGCTGGGCAGTTGAAGGTATTTTTGATAATGCTTCAGAAAGAGTGAATTATTTGCAAAATGTTCTGTCGAACGAGAATAAACTGATTAAATTAAACCTTATTGAAACTGTAGAAGGCGAATTCATTAATGAAACAGAAGTTAAACTTACAGATATTTCGCTTAAAATGCTTCAAGAATTTGGATTAAAACTTTTTATTAACAAGAAAAAAAAGGACAATATTATTGAGCCAGACAAAATACAACACAAAACACTTTTTTTTAGCAAACTTGAACGAAAACAACTTGATTTACTTAAAAGATTGCTGCAAAAGGACAATTTCAAAGAAATACAAAACAGGTTGCAAAATAAAAGCCTCCCAAAAGGAATTACTGCTTTATTGCATGGAGTACCCGGCACAGGAAAAACAGAAACTGCAATGCAGTTAGCAAAAGAAACTGACCGTGAGATAATAAAGGTTGAAATCAGCCAATCAAAATCGAAGTGGTTTGGTGAAAGTGAAAAAATTATCAAACGCATTTTCACGGATTACAAAACTTATGCAAAAGATTGTGAACGAACTCCAATACTTTTGTTCAATGAAGCTGACGCAATCCTATCAAAACGGAGAGAAAATAGAAGTTCAAACGTAAATCAAACAGAGAATACAATTCAGAATATAATTCTTGAAGAGTTAGAAAATTTTGAAGGAATTTTAATTGCTACAACCAATTTGGCAAATAATCTTGATTCAGCTTTTGAAAGACGCTTTCTGTTTAAAATTGAGTTTCAGAAACCATGTGTTTCTATAAAAGCAAAAATATGGAATTCAAAATTGCCAAATCTTTCATTAATGGAATGTGAGTCACTTGCAAACCGCTTTGATTTTTCAGGTGGTCAAATAGACAATATTGTTAGAAAGAATGAGATTCATGAAATAATTCATGGCATTTCAGTTGATTTCAACAATATTTTGGATTTCTGTAAAACAGAATTATTATCAAAAAACAATGTAGTTAAAATAGGTTTTATTAAAGCATAA
- a CDS encoding PhoH family protein, translated as MSEKILYLEGIDPVDIYGVNNTKIELIKSFFSKLKIITRGNEIKAIGEEIEIDKFEKKFFKILAHFEKYNSLSERDIKNIIDKTTKNGIENDNNTLLYGKNGKIIKARSENQQLLVDHSRINDLIFVVGPAGSGKTYIAIALAVQALKNKEVKRIILSKPAVEAGEHLGFLPGEIKEKLDPYIQPLYDALYDMLPSKKIEDYFENGTIQIAPLAFMRGRTLNNAFVILDEAQNATVNQLKMFLTRMGNGSKFVVNGDITQIDLPNRQSSGLLQAIKILINIDGISIIHFDKTDIVRHKLVKHIVEAYNNITENKENAD; from the coding sequence ATGAGTGAAAAGATATTATATTTAGAAGGAATTGATCCTGTAGATATTTATGGTGTAAATAATACAAAGATTGAGTTGATTAAAAGTTTTTTTTCAAAGCTTAAAATTATTACACGAGGTAATGAAATTAAAGCAATTGGGGAAGAAATAGAAATTGATAAATTTGAAAAAAAATTCTTTAAAATTCTGGCTCATTTCGAAAAATATAATAGCCTGTCTGAAAGAGACATAAAAAATATTATAGATAAGACAACAAAAAATGGTATTGAAAACGATAATAATACACTACTATACGGAAAAAACGGAAAAATAATAAAAGCACGTTCCGAAAACCAGCAGTTATTAGTTGACCATTCAAGGATAAATGACCTTATTTTTGTTGTTGGTCCTGCTGGTTCGGGTAAAACATATATTGCAATAGCACTTGCTGTACAGGCATTGAAAAATAAAGAAGTAAAACGGATTATTTTAAGTAAACCTGCTGTTGAAGCCGGTGAACATCTTGGTTTTTTACCCGGAGAAATAAAAGAAAAATTAGACCCGTATATTCAGCCATTATATGATGCTTTATATGATATGCTTCCATCAAAAAAAATTGAAGACTATTTTGAAAATGGAACTATACAAATTGCTCCTTTAGCTTTTATGAGAGGAAGAACTTTAAACAATGCATTTGTAATATTAGATGAAGCTCAAAATGCTACTGTTAATCAGTTAAAAATGTTTTTAACAAGAATGGGAAATGGTTCTAAATTTGTTGTTAATGGCGATATTACACAGATTGATCTTCCAAATCGACAATCGTCAGGATTATTACAAGCAATCAAAATTTTAATTAATATTGATGGTATTTCAATAATACATTTTGATAAAACAGATATAGTAAGGCATAAATTAGTAAAACATATTGTTGAAGCATATAATAATATTACAGAAAATAAGGAAAATGCAGATTAA
- a CDS encoding asparagine synthetase B: protein MHTIIYKINIIILLIVLTCKIAYNASILIPMDDVQKNHLKAYGIAYWTLQNEIEIKWLLNYRGGSFMTQYYKEIENECIIRGVSYEIIADVQANKILTDISMPEINMDAIKLEKAPKIAVYSPKNNLPWDDAVTLTLTYAEIPYDIIYDEEIINGELKNYDWLHLHHEDFTGQYGKFYGAYHHMNWYREQVRLAEESAKKFGFEKVSELKLFVAKTIRDYVAGGGFLFAMCSATDSYDIALAAYNVDICARMFDGDSMDPMAQKKLDFSKTFAFKDFIISKNPYEYEFSTIDVTNTRKIHEEEDYFILFDFSAKWDPVPTMLCQNHTNLIKGFMGQTTAFNKDYIKSSVLIMGENKVANEARYIHGEFGQGTWTFYGGHDPEDYRHLVGDEPTELDHHPNSPGYRLILNNVLFPAAKKKKLKT, encoded by the coding sequence ATGCATACAATTATATATAAAATCAATATAATAATACTGTTAATAGTTTTAACCTGTAAAATTGCTTATAATGCTTCCATTCTTATTCCAATGGACGATGTTCAAAAAAATCACCTTAAAGCATACGGAATTGCATACTGGACATTACAAAATGAAATAGAAATAAAATGGCTGTTGAACTACAGGGGAGGAAGTTTTATGACACAATATTACAAAGAAATAGAAAACGAATGTATAATAAGAGGCGTTAGTTATGAAATTATTGCAGATGTTCAGGCAAATAAAATTTTAACAGATATTTCAATGCCTGAAATAAATATGGATGCTATCAAACTTGAAAAAGCTCCTAAAATTGCAGTTTATTCACCTAAAAACAATCTCCCATGGGACGATGCTGTAACTTTAACTTTAACTTATGCTGAAATTCCTTATGATATTATTTATGATGAAGAAATAATAAACGGAGAATTAAAAAATTATGACTGGCTACACCTGCACCACGAAGATTTTACAGGACAATACGGTAAATTTTATGGAGCATATCACCATATGAATTGGTATAGAGAACAAGTAAGGCTGGCTGAAGAAAGTGCAAAAAAATTCGGATTTGAAAAAGTATCGGAACTAAAATTATTTGTTGCAAAAACAATACGTGATTATGTAGCAGGAGGCGGATTTCTGTTTGCAATGTGTTCTGCTACAGATTCATACGATATTGCTCTTGCTGCTTATAATGTTGATATTTGTGCAAGAATGTTCGATGGAGACTCTATGGATCCTATGGCTCAGAAAAAACTTGATTTCTCAAAAACATTTGCCTTTAAAGATTTTATTATCAGTAAAAATCCATATGAATATGAATTTTCAACAATTGATGTAACTAACACAAGAAAAATACATGAAGAAGAAGATTATTTTATTCTTTTTGATTTTTCTGCAAAATGGGATCCTGTTCCAACAATGTTATGTCAAAACCACACAAATCTTATCAAAGGTTTTATGGGACAAACTACTGCATTTAATAAGGATTATATAAAATCGAGTGTTCTAATAATGGGTGAAAATAAAGTTGCAAATGAAGCGAGATATATTCATGGTGAATTTGGGCAAGGTACATGGACATTCTATGGCGGTCACGATCCTGAAGACTACAGACATTTAGTCGGTGATGAACCTACCGAACTTGATCATCATCCAAATTCTCCGGGTTACAGGCTAATTTTAAATAATGTTCTGTTTCCTGCTGCAAAAAAGAAAAAGCTAAAAACTTAG
- a CDS encoding WYL domain-containing protein has product MKRVNISDRLSIHIHFEKRKPQGTENLYGLLHAIKNQFQIKFTYQKYWEDELTQRNVEPYALKEFKNRWYILANDLKDNQVKSFALDRLTNLEITKKRFQYPNDFNVNEHFKYCFGIISPNDLKLHEIILSFNPFQGKYIKSLPLHESQQILIDNDEELRIKLTLFITYDFFMELLSFGENVKVIKPDSLINDIKTSLKNTLNLY; this is encoded by the coding sequence ATAAAGCGGGTTAATATTTCCGACAGGTTATCAATTCATATACATTTTGAAAAAAGGAAGCCACAAGGAACTGAAAATCTTTATGGATTATTACATGCCATAAAAAATCAGTTTCAAATAAAGTTCACCTATCAAAAATATTGGGAAGATGAATTGACACAACGAAATGTAGAACCTTATGCTTTGAAAGAGTTTAAGAACCGATGGTATATACTCGCAAACGATTTAAAAGACAATCAAGTAAAAAGTTTTGCTTTAGACCGACTAACCAATTTAGAAATTACAAAGAAAAGATTTCAATACCCAAATGACTTTAATGTAAACGAACATTTCAAATATTGTTTTGGCATAATAAGTCCTAACGATCTTAAACTACATGAGATTATATTATCATTTAACCCTTTTCAGGGTAAATATATTAAGTCACTTCCTTTGCATGAATCACAGCAGATTTTAATTGATAATGATGAAGAATTACGTATCAAGTTAACTTTATTTATTACATATGATTTTTTTATGGAACTTCTTTCATTTGGAGAAAATGTAAAAGTAATAAAACCCGATAGTTTGATAAATGACATTAAAACATCTTTGAAAAACACTTTAAATCTTTATTGA
- the mazG gene encoding nucleoside triphosphate pyrophosphohydrolase, whose protein sequence is MENKKNAFEKLLNIMDELREKCPWDKKQTFESLRILTIEETYELVDAILDKNHNKIKKELGDLLLHIVFYSKIGSETNSFDINDVINSLCEKLIFRHPHIYGDVSVNNALEVEQNWEDLKLKEKGGNSSVLDGVPKSLPALVKANRIQNKVRGVGFDWDEKSQIWDKVEEELDELKNEVLNNSSSEDIEAEFGDLLFSMINAARLYDIDPENALERTNKKFIKRFNYLEEKTIKQGKDLHKMNLDEMNKIWEEAKQFD, encoded by the coding sequence ATGGAAAATAAAAAAAACGCTTTTGAAAAGTTACTTAATATAATGGACGAATTAAGAGAAAAATGCCCATGGGATAAAAAACAAACTTTTGAAAGTCTAAGAATACTCACTATTGAAGAAACATACGAATTAGTAGATGCTATACTTGATAAAAATCACAACAAAATAAAAAAAGAACTTGGTGACCTTTTGTTACATATTGTTTTTTATTCAAAAATCGGTTCGGAAACTAATAGCTTTGATATTAATGATGTTATCAATTCATTATGTGAAAAATTAATTTTCAGGCATCCACATATTTATGGAGATGTATCAGTAAATAACGCATTGGAAGTTGAACAAAACTGGGAAGACCTTAAACTAAAAGAAAAAGGAGGAAATAGCTCTGTTCTTGATGGAGTTCCAAAATCATTGCCTGCATTAGTTAAAGCGAACAGAATTCAGAACAAAGTAAGAGGAGTTGGCTTTGATTGGGATGAAAAAAGCCAGATATGGGATAAAGTAGAAGAGGAATTAGATGAATTAAAAAACGAAGTTCTAAATAACTCATCTTCCGAAGATATCGAAGCTGAATTCGGTGACCTTTTGTTCTCTATGATAAATGCAGCACGACTTTATGATATTGACCCTGAAAATGCTTTGGAACGAACCAACAAAAAATTCATAAAAAGGTTTAACTATTTAGAGGAAAAAACAATAAAACAAGGAAAAGACCTTCACAAAATGAATCTTGACGAAATGAACAAAATCTGGGAAGAAGCTAAACAATTTGATTAA
- a CDS encoding SAM-dependent chlorinase/fluorinase, producing MPIITLTTDWQSTDFYAGAIKGKILSLCPSANIIDISHNIQTFNFVQAAFIIKNSYKNFPEGTIHIICINSEQNETKPFIVLKINKQYFIGADTGIFGLIFDEQAEIAIKIKNNKTSISTFPEFDIFAEAAANLANGKQISELGDKIKELNRIIPLRPTIDDNIITGKIVYIDSYKNAITNISKNIFDTIGKNRKFEITIKSNLFKINKINNTYHETSAGEILAIFNSLDYLEIAMNHGNLCELLNLDTNSIVRIVFSD from the coding sequence ATGCCAATAATAACTTTAACAACAGACTGGCAATCAACTGATTTTTATGCAGGGGCAATAAAAGGAAAAATCCTTAGTTTATGTCCTTCTGCAAATATTATTGATATATCGCATAATATTCAAACTTTTAATTTTGTACAAGCTGCATTTATAATAAAAAATTCATATAAAAACTTTCCTGAAGGAACTATTCATATAATATGTATTAACAGCGAACAAAATGAAACAAAACCTTTTATTGTTTTAAAAATAAACAAACAATATTTTATTGGAGCCGATACAGGAATATTTGGTTTAATATTTGATGAACAAGCTGAAATTGCTATAAAAATAAAAAATAACAAAACTTCAATATCTACTTTTCCTGAGTTTGATATTTTTGCTGAAGCTGCCGCTAATCTTGCAAATGGAAAACAAATTTCAGAACTTGGGGATAAAATAAAAGAGCTTAATAGAATCATTCCTTTAAGACCAACAATTGATGATAATATAATTACAGGAAAAATAGTTTATATTGATTCATATAAAAATGCTATAACTAATATTTCAAAAAACATTTTCGATACTATCGGGAAAAATCGCAAATTTGAAATCACTATAAAAAGCAATCTTTTTAAGATAAATAAAATTAACAATACTTACCATGAAACATCAGCAGGCGAAATACTTGCAATTTTTAATTCATTAGATTATTTGGAAATTGCCATGAATCATGGAAATCTTTGCGAATTGCTAAACTTAGATACTAACTCAATTGTAAGGATTGTGTTTTCTGATTAG